DNA from Daucus carota subsp. sativus chromosome 1, DH1 v3.0, whole genome shotgun sequence:
AGGAGGTGCCAGTGGCCAAACCCTAGATCAGCTTCTCTGGTTTCTCAAAGCTTCAAGTATTGAAGAAGTTCATTATATCTATTCACATATTGTTCATCTTGTTTTCGCCAATGGCTCGCTCCCTGATGGCCCTAATCTGTCAATTGCCAATTTTGTTTGGCTCGAGCAGACTCTGTCTTTGAGACCATCTTTCAAACAGGTTTTGGATACATACAAGGCCTCTTGTCAACGGGTTGATTTCAAGAACAAGGTCAGTGTTTTTCGATCTTTTTCGTACTCAGCTTCTGTTTGTGTTTGTATGCCTAATTTTTAATGTTGCATCAATATGTGGTGATGATGATAATCAGAcaatttacaaaaattgtatTCGGTTACGCCGTAATAACAACTTAGTGGCAAATTCTAATCTGGTGTTTACATGTGCAGGCTGAGGAGGTTAGAAATTTAGTGAATTCATGGGTTGAAACAGTAACGAACAACTTGGTCAAACAGATTCTTCCTCCTAATTCTGTTGGCAGAGATACTAAGCTTATTTTGGCCAATGCCCTCTATTATAAAGGAACTTGGAGTTCGGAGTTTGATGCATCTAGAACAATGCACTTTGATTTCCACCTCCTTAACGGTCAATTAGTTCAGGTTCCTTTCATGACTAGGACAAAGAAACGCGAACTTAGTGCTTTTGATGGTTTCAAAGTGTTGAAACTTCCCTATAAACAAGGTGGGACTCAAAGTAGCGGTGAACCTTCCTTTTCCATGTACATATACCTCCCAAATGCGAAAGATGGGTTGCCGGCACTGGTAGAGAGAGCTGGGTCAGAATCTGGATTCCTTGATCGCTATATTCCATATCAAGAAATTAATGCTGGAATGTTCTGGATTCcgaaattcaaatttgaatatGAAATAGAACTGTCAGAAGCTTTGAAGAGTTTAGGGCTGGCCTCGCCCTTCGACCCAAACGTAGGTCTGATGCAGATAGTGGATAATTTTAGGCCACTCTTTGTTTCGAAGATATATCATAAATCCTTTATTGAAGTAGATGAAAGTGGAACTGAAGCTGCTGCTGCAACCGTTGCTGTCATGCTTCTTGGAGGTTTTGCACCTTCAAGGCAGGAGTTTCGGATTGACTTTGTTGCTGACCACCCATTCTTGTATGTCATTAGAGAAGATAAAACAGGAATTGTGCAGTTTATTGGTCAAGTACTGAATCCATCAGCTACTTGAACTGCTTCTAGCAAAGCTGTATACAGGTACCTAATCCTTCAGAAACTTAGAACTGCTGTTAAGCAAaatgttaaggattttattatAAACTAGCATATGAGCCCGTGCATGGCACATGCCTCAATCTCAAACTTAAGAATATATGTCATAATACAAATACTATATGTCTATATGTTCCTTattgcacacacacacacacacacacatatatatatgcccATCAACATCACAGAGCTCCTCATGAATTGAGTCTACATTCTTCATTATATGTATTCAAGGTTTTTTCGGGATTTTAGT
Protein-coding regions in this window:
- the LOC108204892 gene encoding serpin-ZX; this encodes MAQGNSDLLRHFCWTSQKSLENQADVSLTLAKHILLNRGKDSNVVFSPISIQVILGMIAGGASGQTLDQLLWFLKASSIEEVHYIYSHIVHLVFANGSLPDGPNLSIANFVWLEQTLSLRPSFKQVLDTYKASCQRVDFKNKAEEVRNLVNSWVETVTNNLVKQILPPNSVGRDTKLILANALYYKGTWSSEFDASRTMHFDFHLLNGQLVQVPFMTRTKKRELSAFDGFKVLKLPYKQGGTQSSGEPSFSMYIYLPNAKDGLPALVERAGSESGFLDRYIPYQEINAGMFWIPKFKFEYEIELSEALKSLGLASPFDPNVGLMQIVDNFRPLFVSKIYHKSFIEVDESGTEAAAATVAVMLLGGFAPSRQEFRIDFVADHPFLYVIREDKTGIVQFIGQVLNPSAT